A portion of the Channa argus isolate prfri chromosome 19, Channa argus male v1.0, whole genome shotgun sequence genome contains these proteins:
- the arhgef4 gene encoding rho guanine nucleotide exchange factor 4 isoform X6, with translation MGVQHGSNRTQLISDGSVVYAEALWDHVTMDDQELGFKAGDVIEVVDATNKEWWWGRIMDSEGWFPASFVRLRVNQDEPMEENLAHLEETQAGDEGRAGLGLFLGPGLPCKEQMRTNVINEIMSTERDYIKHLKDICEGYIKQCRKRTDMFNEEQLRTIFGNIEEIYRFQRKFLKGLEKKFNKEQPHLSEIGCCFLEHQTDFQIYSEYCNNHPNACVQLSKLMKVNKYVFFFEACRLLQKMIDISLDGFLLTPVQKICKYPLQLAELLKYTNPQHRDYKDVEAALNAMKNVARLINERKRRLENIDKIAQWQSSIEDWEGEDVLSRSSELIFSGELTKLSQPQAKSQQRMFFLFDHQMVYCKKDLLRRDMLYYKGRMDMDYMEVIDVEDGKEKDFNVSVKNALKLRSMTGDKVHLLCAKKPEQKQRWLRAFADERRQVQHDRETGFSLTEVQKKQAMLNACKSHPAGKPKAVTRPYYDFLLRQKHPSLPTALPQQQVFMLAEPKRKASTFWHNIGRLAPFKK, from the exons CTGATCAGTGATGGCAGTGTGGTGTATGCGGAGGCACTGTGGGACCATGTCACCATGGACGACCAAGAGCTTGGCTTCAAGGCTGGTGATGTCATCGAAGTAGTGGATGCCACTAACAAGGAGTGGTGGTGGGGTCGTATCATGGATAGCGAGGGCTGGTTCCCTGCCAGCTTTGTGCGG CTGCGTGTGAACCAGGATGAACCCATGGAGGAGAATCTGGCCCACCTGGAGGAAACGCAAGCTGGAGACGAGGGCCGGGCAGGTCTGGGCTTGTTCTTGGGACCTGGTTTGCCCTGCAAAGAACAGATGAGGACCAATGTCATCAATGAGATCATGAGCACAGAGAGAGACTACATCAAGCACCTGAAAGACATCTGTGAG GGTTACATCAAGCAGTGTCGCAAGAGGACCGACATGTTCAATGAAGAGCAGCTTCGTACCATCTTTGGCAATATTGAAGAGATCTACCGATTCCAGAGGAAGTTCCTGAAAGGCCTGGAGAAGAAGTTCAACAAAGAGCAGCCACACCTTAGCGAGATTGGCTGTTGCTTTCTTGAACAT CAAACAGATTTCCAGATCTATTCAGAGTATTGCAACAACCACCCCAATGCCTGCGTCCAACTCTCTAAGCTGATGAAGGTCAACAAATATGTGTTCTTCTTCGAGGCCTGTCGACTCCTCCAGAAGATGATTGACATTTCTTTGGATGGCTTTCTGCTCACTCCAGTTCAGAAGATCTGCAAGTACCCACTGCAGCTGGCTGAGCTGCTTAAATACACCAATCCACAGCACAG AGACTACAAAGATGTAGAGGCAGCTTTAAATGCGATGAAAAATGTGGCCAGGCTCATCAATGAGAGAAAACGGCGCCTTGAGAACATTGACAAGATTGCCCAGTGGCAGAGCTCCATAGAGGACTGGGAG GGTGAAGATGTCCTCAGCAGGAGCTCTGAGCTTATATTTTCAGGGGAGTTGACAAAACTGTCCCAGCCTCAGGCCAAGAGTCAGCAGAgaatgtttttcctctttgacCATCAGATGGTGTACTGCAAAAAG GACCTCCTGCGCCGGGACATGCTGTACTACAAGGGCCGGATGGACATGGATTACATGGAGGTGATAGATGTGGAGGATGGCAAGGAGAAGGACTTCAACGTCAGTGTGAAGAACGCACTGAAGCTGCGCTCAATGACTGGTGACAAAGTCCATCTCCTGTGTGCCAAGAAGCCTGAGCAGAAACAGCGCTGGCTCAGAGCCTTCGCTGACGAGAGGAGGCAGGTCCAGCATGACCGTGAGACAG GGTTTTCACTGACAGAGGTCCAGAAGAAACAGGCCATGCTGAATGCCTGCAAAAGCCATCCAGCTGGGAAACCCAAAG CGGTGACCAGACCCTACTATGACTTCCTCCTGCGACAGAAACATCCCTCCCTCCCCACTGCTTTGCCCCAGCAGCAGGTCTTCATGCTGGCTGAGCCTAAGCGCAAAGCCTCGACCTTCTGGCACAACATTGGCAGACTGGCACCCTTcaagaagtag
- the LOC137105102 gene encoding CBY1-interacting BAR domain-containing protein 2-like: protein MNNLFSRDVQVKSMEQTVKHAEKYLGEICSLLSAYTRKTAKLRDKADLLVAQLFDFSRTEDPELQIGLKNLAEDLAMVQDYRQAQVERLESRVVAPLKAYGDIVKNKRADLKKLSTDLNRELKELQRVEKIRLKNPADRQSISQAEVSAQKSSNNAQRSIRQLEESITDFQKQKLEDIKMIFIDFLTVEMLFHAKALEVYTHTYHNLEKINTQKDLELFSGRIKMTECGYQDTPLSSHSSPIISRYSSPALASPKGQSLRTTLMSTTGQHHRLQHIQYPLTARRPPSTLQRQRGMEEEEVEDEEDEDEDEEEEEMYESEIEESHQTGRESYAAQYAQMRRRQM from the exons GTACCTGGGTGAGATCTGCTCCCTGCTGTCTGCTTACACCAGGAAGACAGCCAAGCTCAGAGACAAGGCAGACCTATTGGTGGCTCAGCTGTTTGACTTTTCCAGGACAGAGGATCCAGAGCTCCAGATCGGCCTAAAAAACCTGGCAGAAGACCTGGCCATGGTTCAGGACTACAGACAGGCTCAG GTAGAGAGACTGGAGTCGAGAGTTGTTGCTCCTTTAAAAGCCTATGGAGACATAGTCAAAAATAAAAGG GCAGATTTGAAGAAGTTAAGCACTGATCTAAACAGAGAACTGAAGGAGCTTCAGAGAGTGGAGAAAATCAGACTGAAGAACCCAGCAGATCGACAGAGCATC TCTCAG GCAGAAGTCAGTGCTCAGAAGTCTTCCAATAATGCCCAACGCAGCATCAGACAGCTAGAGGAGAGCATCACAGACTTCCAGAAGCAGAAACTGGAAGATATCAAa atgaTTTTCATAGACTTTCTCACAGTGGAGATGCTCTTCCATGCTAAAGCACTCGAGgtctatacacacacataccacaACCTGGAAAAAATTAACACGCAAAAGGATCTGGAG CTGTTCAGTGGCCGGATCAAGATGACTGAATGTGGCTATCAGGACACTCCACTGAGCAGCCACTCTTCTCCAATCATAAGCCGCTACTCCAGCCCTGCTCTGGCTTCCCCCAAAGGCCAGAGCTTGAGGACAACACTAATGTCCACCACAGGACAACACCACAGACTACAACACATCCAATACCCGCTCACAGCCAGGAGA CCACCCAGCACCTTACAACGCCAGAGAGGAAtggaagaggaagaagtggaggatgaagaagatgaagatgaagatgaggaagaagaggagatgtATGAATCAGAGATAGAGGAGAGCCATCAAACTGGCAGAGAGTCATATGCTGCTCAATATGCCCAAATGCGCAGACGACAAATGTAA